Proteins from a genomic interval of Caulobacter sp. NIBR1757:
- a CDS encoding class I adenylate-forming enzyme family protein, with the protein MHYAELNHAWAELTGPGGAFEIVEMDVNGHWIRGFKNAPPSVREVWLSTLQFADRDYLVYQDERLTYGQAHQLTASIANWLMAQGVVPGDRIAIAMRNYPEWMLIYWAAVSIGVTVVGMNAWWTAPEMAFGLSDARPKVLFADAERLARVAEQPDMLAGAHVVAVRTDTPEGGAPWSAVIGHGGSLPEVAIDPDSDACIFYTSGTTGFPKGAQLTHRGCVSNLMNMLFSGNVGAMVLAMTTGVVPDPDNPPPPPAVLVTTPLFHVTANNCGAYAATAMGGKMVLMYRWDATLALELIQAEKISTVSGVPVMARELVNHPDFAKYDTSSLLSVGGGGAQIQPDLVDKIDKTVPTARPNTGYGMTETCGVITSLSGDFFVDKPASCGRALPNFEAKVVDDFGNALPTGEVGELWVRGSSVIKGYINRPEATAETITDGWLHTGDVARIDEEGFIFLVDRKKDMVLRGGENVYCAEVEAAIYRHAAVAEAVVFGTPDERLGEEVAAAILLRDGHKATADELRDFVASLIARHKAPRYIWFLSENIPRNASGKFLKKDLKATLKVEEAV; encoded by the coding sequence ATGCACTACGCCGAGCTGAATCACGCCTGGGCCGAACTCACCGGTCCCGGCGGGGCCTTCGAGATCGTCGAGATGGACGTGAACGGCCACTGGATTCGCGGCTTCAAGAACGCGCCGCCCAGCGTGCGCGAGGTCTGGCTCTCGACCCTGCAGTTCGCCGACCGCGACTACCTGGTCTACCAGGACGAACGCCTGACCTACGGCCAGGCGCACCAGCTGACCGCCTCGATCGCCAACTGGCTGATGGCCCAGGGCGTGGTCCCCGGCGACCGCATCGCCATCGCCATGCGCAACTATCCCGAATGGATGCTGATCTACTGGGCCGCCGTCAGCATCGGCGTCACCGTGGTCGGCATGAACGCCTGGTGGACCGCGCCCGAGATGGCCTTCGGTCTGAGCGATGCGCGCCCCAAGGTGCTGTTCGCCGACGCCGAGCGGCTGGCCCGGGTGGCCGAGCAGCCCGACATGCTGGCCGGCGCCCATGTCGTCGCCGTGCGCACCGATACGCCCGAAGGCGGCGCCCCCTGGAGCGCGGTCATCGGCCATGGCGGGAGCCTGCCGGAGGTCGCCATCGATCCCGATTCCGACGCCTGCATCTTCTACACCTCCGGCACCACCGGCTTTCCCAAGGGCGCCCAACTGACCCACCGGGGCTGCGTCAGCAACCTGATGAACATGCTGTTCTCCGGCAACGTCGGGGCCATGGTGCTGGCCATGACCACTGGCGTCGTGCCGGACCCCGACAACCCGCCGCCGCCCCCGGCCGTGCTGGTCACCACGCCGCTGTTCCACGTCACCGCCAACAACTGCGGGGCCTACGCGGCGACCGCCATGGGCGGCAAGATGGTGCTGATGTACCGCTGGGACGCGACGCTGGCGCTGGAACTGATCCAGGCCGAGAAGATCAGCACGGTCAGCGGCGTGCCGGTCATGGCCCGCGAGCTGGTCAACCATCCGGACTTCGCCAAATACGACACCTCGTCCCTGCTCAGCGTCGGCGGCGGCGGGGCGCAGATTCAGCCAGATCTGGTCGACAAGATCGACAAGACCGTGCCCACCGCCCGGCCCAACACCGGCTACGGCATGACCGAGACCTGCGGCGTCATCACCTCGCTCAGCGGCGACTTCTTCGTCGACAAGCCCGCCAGCTGCGGCCGCGCCCTGCCCAACTTCGAGGCCAAGGTGGTCGACGACTTCGGCAACGCCCTGCCCACCGGCGAGGTCGGCGAGCTGTGGGTGCGCGGCAGCAGCGTCATCAAGGGCTACATCAACCGCCCCGAGGCCACCGCCGAGACCATCACCGACGGCTGGCTGCACACCGGCGACGTCGCCCGCATCGACGAGGAAGGCTTCATCTTCCTGGTCGACCGCAAGAAGGACATGGTCCTGCGCGGCGGCGAGAACGTCTATTGCGCCGAGGTCGAGGCGGCCATCTATCGCCATGCGGCGGTCGCCGAGGCGGTGGTGTTCGGCACCCCCGACGAGCGGCTGGGCGAGGAGGTGGCGGCCGCCATCCTGCTGCGCGACGGCCACAAGGCGACGGCGGACGAACTGCGCGACTTCGTGGCCAGCCTGATCGCCCGGCACAAGGCCCCCCGCTACATCTGGTTCCTGTCGGAAAACATCCCGCGCAACGCCAGCGGCAAGTTCCTCAAGAAGGACCTCAAGGCGACGCTGAAGGTCGAAGAGGCCGTCTAG
- a CDS encoding hemerythrin domain-containing protein — MEKTFTADDAPDAVALLKADHRKVEELFEKFENAKGDGAKKKLAEQICLELKVHAMIEEEIFYPACEGKIEEDLLKEAYVEHDGAKLLINEIEAGGPDDEFYDAKVKVLSEEIEHHVEEEEKRVEGMFSQARKAGLDMDELGRRMFARKEELMEQAKAGGLGPAQTTTMQGDQPTA, encoded by the coding sequence ATGGAAAAGACCTTTACCGCCGACGACGCCCCGGACGCCGTCGCCCTGCTCAAGGCCGATCACCGCAAGGTCGAGGAGCTGTTCGAGAAATTCGAGAACGCCAAGGGCGACGGCGCCAAGAAGAAGCTGGCCGAGCAGATCTGCCTGGAGCTGAAAGTCCATGCCATGATCGAGGAGGAAATCTTCTATCCGGCCTGCGAGGGCAAGATCGAGGAAGACCTGCTCAAGGAAGCCTACGTCGAACACGACGGCGCCAAGCTGCTGATCAATGAGATCGAGGCCGGCGGTCCGGACGACGAGTTCTACGACGCCAAGGTCAAGGTGCTGTCCGAGGAGATCGAGCACCACGTCGAGGAAGAGGAAAAGCGGGTCGAAGGCATGTTCAGTCAGGCCCGCAAGGCCGGCCTCGACATGGATGAACTCGGCCGCCGGATGTTCGCCCGCAAGGAAGAACTGATGGAACAGGCCAAGGCCGGCGGCCTGGGTCCGGCCCAGACCACGACGATGCAGGGCGACCAGCCGACCGCCTAG
- a CDS encoding aminotransferase class I/II-fold pyridoxal phosphate-dependent enzyme, with the protein MATPDPFRAIEISRLAHRLKAEGTRVIHMEFGQPSTGAPASAITAAHQVLDADAMGYWESSPLCAALAERYRRLHGVEIEPGRIILTCGASPALVLALSSAFQPGDRIAMARPGYVAYRGTVTALNMVPVELACGPATRYQLTAAMIEAMDPAPAGLIIASPANPTGTIIGAEGLAAIAAVCKARGIRIVSDEIYHGLSYVGPTHSMLEFDPDALIINSFSKYFSMAGWRLGWLVAPTDLREAARAYVGNLFLTAPSLSQHAGLAAMDDIAELEGHVATYARNRELLLDALPRLGLTAIAPPDGAFYIWADIGHLTQDSMGFCKRLLTETGVATAPGVDFDPVDGHRFIRFSFAVSTAEIAEAIERLVPWFAPQTVS; encoded by the coding sequence ATGGCTACCCCCGACCCCTTCCGCGCCATCGAGATCAGCCGCCTGGCCCACCGGCTCAAGGCCGAGGGGACGCGCGTCATCCATATGGAGTTCGGCCAACCCTCGACCGGCGCCCCGGCCAGCGCCATCACCGCCGCCCACCAGGTGCTCGACGCCGACGCCATGGGCTACTGGGAGAGCAGCCCGCTGTGCGCTGCGCTGGCCGAGCGCTACCGCCGCCTGCACGGCGTCGAGATCGAGCCGGGCCGCATCATCCTGACCTGCGGCGCTTCGCCGGCTCTGGTGCTGGCCCTGTCCAGCGCCTTCCAACCCGGCGACCGCATCGCCATGGCGCGGCCGGGCTATGTCGCCTATCGCGGAACGGTCACGGCGCTGAACATGGTCCCCGTCGAACTGGCCTGCGGACCGGCCACCCGCTACCAGCTGACCGCCGCCATGATCGAGGCGATGGACCCGGCCCCCGCCGGCCTGATCATCGCCAGCCCGGCCAACCCGACCGGCACCATCATCGGGGCCGAGGGCCTGGCCGCCATCGCCGCCGTCTGCAAGGCGCGCGGCATCCGCATCGTCTCGGACGAAATCTACCACGGCCTGTCCTACGTCGGTCCCACCCACTCGATGCTGGAGTTCGATCCGGACGCCCTGATCATCAACAGCTTCTCGAAATACTTCAGCATGGCCGGCTGGCGGCTCGGCTGGCTGGTCGCCCCGACCGACCTGCGCGAGGCGGCCCGCGCCTATGTCGGCAACCTGTTCCTGACCGCTCCGTCACTCAGCCAGCACGCGGGCCTGGCGGCCATGGACGACATCGCCGAGCTGGAAGGCCACGTCGCCACCTATGCCCGCAACCGCGAACTCCTGCTGGACGCCCTGCCGCGCCTTGGCCTCACCGCCATCGCGCCGCCGGACGGGGCCTTCTACATCTGGGCCGACATCGGCCATCTGACGCAGGACAGCATGGGCTTCTGCAAGCGGCTGCTGACCGAGACAGGCGTGGCCACCGCCCCGGGCGTCGATTTCGACCCGGTCGATGGCCATCGCTTCATCCGCTTCAGCTTCGCGGTCTCGACGGCCGAGATCGCCGAGGCCATCGAGCGGCTTGTTCCCTGGTTCGCGCCCCAGACGGTCAGTTGA
- a CDS encoding glycosyl transferase family protein yields MDNALAQIAGWLASVGITGDSAFAAVLGYWGVLKVAIIITAVLITISSIDDLFIDLMYWWQRWEKLWDFWGRPPKQARLDAHPEKLIAIMVPAWQESDVIANMVANTNKTFNYARYKIFVGVYANDPDTRREVEKVRQRFPNTYLAEVPHDGPTSKADCLNWLVQNILLHEQRTGEKFDVFLMHDAEDVVHPYGLKTVNWFIEDNGMIQMPVLSMDRQWHKLVACHYMDEFAEFHTKDLPVRSAVTGMTPSAGVATAFARSAMLALVREKDGQPFNTDSLTEDYDVAHRLASLGYPSEFIRYHARVPRQRKRWFGKGEVTVMKRELVATKEFFPDRFQTSVRQKTRWMLGISYLGWKQLGWFGGLSNRYYLFRDRKALFTSPVGALAYLIVIQVLGYWGVSAIWPQVAQLPPIIDKKWVWWLVALNFIFLVNRILHRAWFTGINHGLKHVPLTPVRIVVSNLIGFGAFFRSLRQYVSHLITGRTIAWDKTQHSYPSLSELERGGRVGDVLRFWNHLDEAGLDQALTAQKARYRPIGLQLLDLGLVEDEHLAEAFAERGEVYASMFDPFQIEDSVLWLLKPEQAAWFAAVPLRRQNGTLDVALAEPLPAARRAELEKLLGAAGVKSVRYLYAPLSDVAFAIRFAWEPSPFARGRAALAQVRGQGRISASDEAALWRDIRSGYVRLGDLLVRAGALSHDDLQSALARGRGMSERIGEQLVAAGLISDQQRDAALVLQLSAEVIEARLATAVAKASEAEPARYAY; encoded by the coding sequence ATGGACAACGCGCTGGCGCAGATCGCGGGTTGGCTGGCGTCGGTGGGCATCACCGGCGACAGCGCCTTCGCGGCCGTCCTCGGCTACTGGGGCGTGCTCAAGGTCGCCATCATCATCACCGCCGTGCTGATCACCATCAGCTCGATCGACGACCTGTTCATCGACCTGATGTACTGGTGGCAGCGCTGGGAAAAGTTGTGGGATTTCTGGGGACGCCCGCCCAAGCAGGCCCGGCTCGACGCCCATCCTGAAAAGCTGATCGCCATCATGGTTCCTGCCTGGCAGGAGAGCGACGTCATCGCCAACATGGTGGCCAACACCAACAAGACCTTCAACTACGCCCGCTACAAGATCTTCGTCGGCGTCTACGCCAACGACCCCGACACCCGGCGGGAGGTGGAGAAGGTCCGCCAGCGCTTTCCCAACACCTACCTTGCCGAGGTGCCGCACGACGGCCCGACCAGCAAGGCCGACTGCCTCAACTGGCTGGTCCAGAACATCCTGCTGCACGAGCAGCGGACCGGGGAGAAGTTCGACGTCTTCCTGATGCATGACGCCGAGGACGTGGTTCACCCCTACGGTTTGAAAACGGTCAATTGGTTCATCGAGGACAACGGCATGATCCAGATGCCGGTGCTGTCCATGGACCGCCAGTGGCACAAGCTGGTCGCCTGCCACTACATGGACGAGTTCGCCGAGTTCCACACCAAGGACCTGCCGGTCCGTTCGGCGGTGACCGGGATGACCCCCTCGGCAGGCGTCGCCACCGCCTTCGCCCGCTCGGCCATGCTGGCCCTGGTGCGGGAAAAGGACGGCCAGCCGTTCAACACCGACAGCCTGACCGAGGACTATGACGTCGCCCACCGGCTGGCCTCACTCGGCTATCCGTCCGAGTTCATCCGCTATCACGCCCGGGTGCCGCGCCAACGCAAGCGCTGGTTCGGCAAGGGCGAGGTGACGGTGATGAAGCGCGAGCTGGTCGCCACCAAGGAGTTCTTCCCCGACCGCTTCCAGACCTCGGTGCGCCAGAAGACCCGCTGGATGCTGGGCATCTCCTACTTGGGCTGGAAGCAGCTCGGCTGGTTCGGCGGGTTGTCGAACCGCTATTACCTGTTCCGAGACCGCAAGGCGCTGTTCACCTCGCCGGTCGGGGCGCTCGCCTATCTGATCGTCATCCAGGTGCTGGGCTACTGGGGCGTCTCGGCGATCTGGCCACAGGTGGCGCAGTTGCCGCCGATCATCGACAAGAAGTGGGTCTGGTGGCTGGTGGCGCTGAACTTCATCTTCCTGGTCAACCGCATCCTGCACCGGGCCTGGTTCACCGGGATCAACCATGGGCTCAAACATGTGCCGCTGACGCCGGTGCGGATCGTGGTGTCCAACCTGATCGGCTTCGGGGCCTTCTTCCGCTCGCTGCGCCAGTACGTCAGCCATCTGATCACCGGCCGCACCATCGCCTGGGACAAGACCCAGCACAGCTATCCCTCGCTGTCGGAGCTCGAGCGCGGCGGCCGGGTCGGTGATGTGCTGCGCTTCTGGAATCACTTGGACGAGGCCGGCCTCGACCAGGCGCTTACCGCCCAGAAAGCGCGCTACCGGCCCATTGGCCTGCAGCTTCTCGACCTCGGCCTCGTCGAGGACGAGCACCTGGCGGAGGCCTTCGCCGAGCGCGGCGAGGTCTACGCCTCGATGTTCGATCCGTTCCAGATCGAGGACAGCGTCCTGTGGCTGCTCAAGCCGGAGCAGGCCGCCTGGTTCGCCGCCGTGCCCCTGCGCCGCCAGAACGGCACCCTCGATGTGGCCCTGGCCGAGCCGCTGCCGGCCGCCCGCCGCGCCGAGCTGGAGAAGCTCCTCGGGGCCGCCGGGGTGAAGAGCGTCCGCTACCTCTATGCCCCGCTCAGCGATGTCGCCTTCGCCATCCGCTTTGCCTGGGAACCTTCGCCGTTTGCGCGCGGCCGGGCGGCTCTGGCCCAGGTGCGCGGCCAGGGGAGGATCAGCGCCTCGGACGAGGCGGCGCTGTGGCGCGACATCCGCTCAGGCTATGTGCGGCTGGGCGACCTGCTGGTCCGGGCCGGCGCCCTCAGCCACGATGATCTGCAAAGCGCGCTGGCGCGGGGCCGGGGAATGAGCGAGCGGATCGGCGAACAGCTGGTCGCCGCCGGCCTGATCAGCGACCAGCAGCGTGATGCCGCCCTGGTTCTGCAACTGTCGGCGGAGGTCATCGAGGCCCGGCTGGCGACCGCCGTCGCCAAGGCTTCAGAAGCTGAACCCGCCCGATATGCCTACTGA
- the wecB gene encoding UDP-N-acetylglucosamine 2-epimerase (non-hydrolyzing) has protein sequence MRVAIVAGTRPEVVKLAPVRAALAASAGFDPIWISTEQQAALNRQTLTTLGIDPDLSLVPPDNLGSLGARFAHVMGQLDEAYEACAPDLVIVQGDTSSTAAGAMAAFARRIPVAHVEAGLRTFDLASPFPEEGWRCVVGQLADLHFAPTGFAAANLHRQGVRDDRVFVTGNTGVDSVRLTAAGITAEPLTAGLRRIMVTLHRRENWGEALDHVLGALLDIRDHVPDVEIVFVAHANPALRQRVFAMLEGQPRIRIVGPLEYPDFLSLLKSCVAILSDSGGVQEEAPVFGVPVLILRESTERMEAVTAGVARLVGVSRHGVAAAACLLLTNEDERHKMSKALSPFGDGYASERIADILTRQYAQGLAVDPVERLNAG, from the coding sequence GTGAGGGTGGCGATTGTGGCCGGGACCCGGCCCGAGGTGGTCAAGCTGGCGCCAGTAAGGGCGGCGCTGGCGGCAAGTGCGGGGTTCGACCCCATCTGGATCTCGACCGAGCAACAGGCGGCGCTCAACCGCCAGACCCTGACGACTCTCGGCATCGATCCCGACCTCAGCCTGGTCCCGCCCGACAACCTCGGCAGCCTCGGCGCCCGCTTCGCCCACGTCATGGGCCAGCTGGACGAAGCCTATGAGGCCTGTGCGCCCGACCTGGTGATCGTCCAGGGCGACACCTCATCGACCGCCGCCGGCGCCATGGCCGCCTTTGCCCGCCGCATCCCCGTGGCGCACGTAGAGGCGGGCCTGCGCACCTTCGACCTGGCCAGTCCTTTCCCGGAAGAAGGCTGGCGCTGCGTGGTCGGCCAACTGGCTGATCTCCACTTCGCCCCGACGGGCTTCGCCGCCGCCAACCTGCATCGCCAGGGGGTGCGCGACGACCGCGTTTTCGTCACCGGCAACACTGGCGTCGACAGCGTACGCCTCACGGCCGCCGGCATCACCGCCGAACCGCTGACCGCCGGTCTGCGCCGGATCATGGTCACCCTGCACCGGCGCGAAAACTGGGGCGAGGCCCTCGACCATGTGCTGGGCGCCCTGCTGGACATCCGCGACCATGTCCCGGACGTCGAGATCGTCTTCGTGGCCCACGCCAATCCGGCGCTCCGGCAACGGGTGTTCGCGATGCTGGAAGGCCAGCCGCGCATCCGCATCGTCGGCCCGCTCGAATACCCTGACTTCCTCAGCCTGCTGAAAAGCTGCGTCGCCATCCTGTCCGACAGCGGCGGCGTCCAGGAAGAGGCGCCAGTGTTCGGCGTCCCCGTCCTGATCCTGCGGGAATCCACCGAGCGGATGGAGGCGGTGACCGCCGGCGTCGCCCGCCTGGTCGGAGTCAGCCGTCACGGCGTCGCCGCCGCGGCCTGTCTGCTGCTGACCAATGAGGACGAGCGTCACAAGATGTCCAAGGCCCTCAGCCCGTTCGGCGACGGCTACGCCTCCGAGCGGATCGCCGACATCCTTACCCGTCAGTACGCGCAAGGACTTGCGGTGGACCCCGTGGAAAGGCTGAATGCTGGTTAA
- a CDS encoding 2-oxoglutarate and iron-dependent oxygenase domain-containing protein — MTRHVPELSLKAYTHGDAASRARFSADLFRGLKEFGFFTLADHNVSPDLLETAYGLAEKVFALPEDAKKAYAAGMRGYTPFGVEHAKDSSKPDLKEFWQIGHDPSPDAPADEPFPENVWPAEIAGFQETFTRLFAALNETGQILLRALAPNLGLPEDYFDERVKYGTSLLRVLHYPPINGDPDGAVRSAAHEDINFITILVAAKGAGLQLLDRDGSWLPVETAPRNLIVDSGDMLQRLTNGLIPSTTHRVVNPEGAENASRYSMPFFMHPTLATRLDVLPQCIGEGGKTYPDISAGEFLHERLKAIGLAS, encoded by the coding sequence ATGACCCGACACGTCCCCGAACTCAGCCTCAAGGCCTACACCCACGGCGACGCCGCCAGCCGGGCGCGGTTCTCCGCCGACCTGTTCCGGGGCCTCAAGGAGTTCGGCTTCTTCACCCTGGCCGACCACAACGTCTCGCCCGACCTGCTCGAGACGGCCTATGGCCTGGCAGAGAAGGTCTTCGCCCTGCCGGAGGACGCCAAGAAAGCCTACGCCGCCGGCATGCGCGGCTACACCCCCTTCGGCGTCGAGCACGCCAAGGACAGCAGCAAGCCGGACCTCAAGGAGTTCTGGCAGATCGGCCACGATCCCAGCCCGGACGCGCCCGCCGATGAGCCGTTTCCCGAAAACGTATGGCCCGCCGAGATCGCCGGGTTCCAGGAGACCTTCACCCGCCTGTTCGCCGCCCTCAACGAAACCGGCCAGATCCTGCTCCGCGCCCTGGCCCCCAACCTCGGCCTGCCGGAGGATTATTTCGACGAGCGGGTGAAGTACGGCACCTCCCTGCTGCGGGTCCTTCACTACCCGCCGATCAACGGCGACCCGGACGGCGCGGTGCGCTCGGCGGCGCATGAGGACATCAATTTCATCACCATCCTGGTCGCCGCCAAGGGCGCCGGGCTGCAGCTGCTCGACCGCGACGGCAGCTGGCTGCCGGTCGAGACCGCGCCGCGCAACCTGATCGTCGATTCCGGCGACATGCTTCAGCGCCTGACCAATGGCCTGATCCCCTCGACCACCCACCGGGTGGTCAATCCGGAGGGGGCGGAGAACGCCAGCCGCTACTCCATGCCCTTCTTCATGCACCCGACCCTGGCGACGCGGCTCGACGTCCTGCCGCAATGCATCGGCGAGGGGGGCAAGACGTATCCGGACATCTCGGCCGGCGAATTCCTGCACGAACGGCTGAAGGCCATCGGTCTGGCCAGCTAA